One genomic region from Bacillus sp. SLBN-46 encodes:
- a CDS encoding tyrosine-type recombinase/integrase yields the protein MRGTIKKDGTSWYVLYDLGKDPVTGKRKQKKKRGFRTKKDAEKYLSEQLNAIEKGTYFEPKDITFGEYLDYWLEKHAKPNTAVRTLEGYNYIIQQHLKPSLSNIQIAKLQPFHLQEYYSQKLENGKFDGTGLSAQSVKHHHRLIHKALKDAVKWLFLVRNVAENVTPPKTTKTKMKIWDNEQLKIFLKAAKDSVYYTVYLTASYTGMRRGEVLGLRWQDVDFNNNIIFVRQALQEVKKVGLTFKEPKSGNSRSISITPTLAKELKKVYNQILVNKLSLGQMYTDLDLVFAQKNGKPIQPAELAKNYRKVVENSGLHYIRFHDLRHTHATLLLQQGVHPKIVSERLGHSTIGITMDTYTHVLPNMQKEAALQFDKLIK from the coding sequence ATGAGAGGAACTATAAAAAAGGATGGAACCTCATGGTATGTCCTGTATGACTTAGGAAAGGACCCTGTTACAGGAAAAAGAAAGCAAAAGAAGAAAAGAGGATTTAGAACAAAAAAAGATGCTGAAAAATACCTAAGTGAACAATTGAATGCAATTGAAAAGGGTACTTATTTTGAACCAAAAGATATAACTTTTGGAGAATATTTGGATTATTGGTTGGAAAAACACGCAAAACCGAATACAGCAGTGCGGACCCTTGAAGGATATAATTATATTATCCAGCAGCATCTTAAACCTTCATTAAGTAATATTCAAATTGCTAAATTGCAACCGTTCCATCTTCAAGAATATTACTCTCAAAAACTTGAAAACGGAAAATTTGATGGTACGGGGCTGTCAGCTCAATCTGTTAAACATCATCACAGGCTAATACATAAAGCCTTAAAAGATGCGGTTAAATGGCTCTTTCTTGTCAGGAATGTAGCAGAGAATGTGACACCGCCAAAAACCACAAAAACAAAAATGAAAATATGGGATAATGAACAGCTAAAAATATTCTTAAAGGCGGCAAAGGATTCTGTCTATTATACAGTGTATTTAACAGCAAGCTATACTGGTATGAGACGCGGGGAAGTATTAGGTCTAAGGTGGCAGGATGTTGATTTTAATAACAATATAATATTTGTAAGACAAGCCTTACAGGAGGTTAAAAAGGTAGGGTTAACATTTAAAGAACCTAAATCCGGCAATAGCAGGTCAATTTCAATAACTCCAACATTAGCGAAAGAGCTTAAAAAGGTTTATAACCAAATATTAGTAAACAAACTTTCCTTAGGACAAATGTATACCGACTTAGATTTAGTTTTTGCTCAAAAAAACGGCAAGCCAATCCAACCAGCAGAATTAGCAAAAAATTATCGGAAGGTTGTTGAAAATAGCGGCTTACATTATATAAGATTCCATGATTTGAGGCATACACATGCTACATTGTTACTACAACAAGGCGTACACCCAAAAATAGTCTCCGAACGGTTAGGTCATTCCACAATTGGAATTACTATGGATACCTATACTCATGTATTACCAAATATGCAAAAGGAAGCTGCCCTGCAATTTGATAAGCTAATTAAGTAA